The Alosa sapidissima isolate fAloSap1 chromosome 6, fAloSap1.pri, whole genome shotgun sequence genome window below encodes:
- the LOC121712339 gene encoding cytoglobin-1-like — translation MGCPISTLASKPAVDTSEEIALVNLTDSQKEIIKESWSSIQRDITRAGIILFVRLFESHPECKEVFFEFREVDDVEMLRVNKELRAHGLRVMSFIEKSVARLDEPERLEKLAFDLGRKHYNYRAIPKYFMYVMPEFIRAIQPILKGDLTPELEDAWKALFLYLTGMMRQGYLEEERRKTHARGPPSIPSSSVRSHHAI, via the exons ATGGGCTGTCCAATTTCAACACTTGCCTCCAAGCCAGCTGTGGACACTTCGGAGGAGATAGCTTTGGTGAACCTTACGGACAGTCAGAAGGAAATAATAAAGGAGTCGTGGAGTAGCATTCAGCGGGACATAACCCGAGCAGGCATCATCCTGTTCGTCAG ATTGTTCGAGAGCCACCCGGAATGCAAAGAGGTGTTCTTTGAGTTCCGTGAGGTGGATGATGTTGAAATGCTTCGCGTCAACAAAGAGCTGCGAGCCCACGGGttgag GGTGATGTCCTTCATTGAGAAGAGCGTGGCTCGACTTGATGAACCTGAGCGATTGGAGAAGCTGGCCTTTGATCTGGGGAGAAAACACTACAACTACAGAGCCATTCCCAAATACTTCATG TATGTCATGCCCGAGTTTATCCGAGCCATCCAGCCAATACTGAAGGGCGACTTGACCCCGGAGTTGGAAGATGCTTGGAAG gcacTCTTTCTGTACCTGACTGGGATGATGAGGCAGGGCtacctggaggaggagaggaggaagactcATGCAAGAGGCCCCCCCAGCATCCCCTCATCATCTGTCAGGAGCCACCATGCCATCTGA